From Rutidosis leptorrhynchoides isolate AG116_Rl617_1_P2 chromosome 3, CSIRO_AGI_Rlap_v1, whole genome shotgun sequence, a single genomic window includes:
- the LOC139896622 gene encoding cysteine-rich receptor-like protein kinase 2, which yields MKQVAKTPFSRRLAALMVVLVFISKVELVTSQSASNRNSTLLRNYCSLFQGTNGEYFLSNLNSTLSSIRRQLVANGVHYAVARTLLNGESVWGLASCREYLSNADCVSCFDYATDQLKVCGLSNGAHAYYDDCDVRYENYNFYSEANIRANVVICGNTTSSQPTNFRKATEDLLADITTATPRTSTYYAASTRRIINGNGTVYAIAQCNLNLNRSACQNCLNLGYSSLDDCLPATSGRVLDNGCFMKYSRTPFFGQNQITDITDLLGDGNSSKKASIIGGIVGGVVCVLLLVLAFSFWRMRSKSRTSRQKDKLTGSTEYLQGPARYSYDDLKIATKNFSEDYKLGGGVFGDVYKGTLKDGHMIAVKKTVMASTKSKIHIDDELKIICNVHHKHLIRLLGYCNKGSVLFLVNEYMDNGSLDQYLYGDKSINLSWKQRFGIIYGTARGLAYLHEQYHVTIIHRDIKTSNILLDNEFQPKISDFGLIRLLPEDKTHLSTQSAGSLDSGYVAPEYAIHGQLSEKVDTYSFGIVVLEIISGKRCDDVRHDDQSVNQSLLDHAWNLYESGAHLNLMDERLDPSEYAAEDVKKIIEIALMCTQSPVSTRPAMSEVVALLSDKSVDEMPTGRSTFHKDDINIQIASSRSFSSSATATVSDVQVSGR from the exons ATGAAACAAGTGGCAAAAACCCCGTTCTCACGGCGGCTGGCTGCCCTGATGGTGGTGTTGGTGTTCATATCTAAAGTAGAGCTAGTGACATCACAATCAGCTAGTAACCGAAATAGTACCCTGCTTAGAAATTATTGTAGTTTGTTTCAAGGTACGAACGGGGAGTATTTTTTGAGTAACCTGAATAGCACTCTTTCTAGCATTCGTAGGCAATTAGTAGCGAACGGAGTACACTATGCTGTTGCGCGCACTTTGCTTAATGGAGAGTCTGTGTGGGGCCTTGCTTCGTGTCGTGAATATCTCTCGAATGCAGATTGTGTGAGTTGTTTTGACTATGCTACCGATCAACTAAAAGTATGCGGGCTAAGTAATGGAGCTCATGCTTATTATGATGATTGTGATGTCAG GTACGAGAACTATAACTTCTATTCCGAAGCTAATATACGGGCCAATGTAGTAATATGTGGCAATACAACGTCATCTCAGCCAACAAACTTCAGAAAAGCGACCGAAGACTTGTTAGCAGACATCACCACTGCAACACCAAGAACATCAACCTATTATGCAGCTTCTACTAGGAGAATAATTAATGGTAATGGCACCGTGTATGCCATTGCCCAATGTAATCTAAATTTAAACCGTAGTGCTTGTCAAAATTGCTTAAACTTAGGATATAGCTCTTTAGATGATTGTCTTCCCGCCACATCTGGGCGGGTTCTTGATAATGGATGTTTTATGAAGTACTCCAGAACTCCATTTTTCGGCCAAAACCAAATAACTGATATAACAGATCTCCTTGGCGACG GAAATTCAAGTAAGAAGGCATCGATAATTGGTGGGATTGTTGGAGGTGTCGTTTGCGTCCTGTTGCTTGTACTTGCGTTTTCGTTTTGGAGAATGAGATCGAAAAGCAGAACGAGTCGCCAAAAAG ATAAGTTAACTGGATCAACCGAGTATCTGCAAGGCCCGGCAAGGTACAGTTATGATGATTTAAAAATCGCAACTAAAAATTTCAGTGAAGATTACAAACTTGGAGGAGGGGTGTTTGGTGATGTATATAAG GGTACTCTTAAGGATGGGCATATGATTGCAGTTAAGAAAACAGTTATGGCGTCTACTAAATCAAAGATACACATTGATGATGAACTGAAGATCATATGCAACGTTCATCATAAGCATCTTATACGTCTTCTTGGTTATTGCAACAAAGGGTCAGTTTTATTTCTCGTAAATGAGTACATGGACAACGGCAGCCTTGATCAATACCTTTATG GTGACAAATCGATAAATCTAAGTTGGAAACAGAGGTTTGGAATAATCTATGGTACAGCAAGGGGTCTTGCGTATCTGCACGAACAGTACCATGTTACCATCATTCATAGGGACATAAAAACAAGCAACATACTACTTGATAATGAATTTCAGCCCAAAATTTCAGATTTTGGACTGATAAGACTACTTCCAGAAGACAAGACTCATCTCAGCACCCAATCGGCCGGATCCTT GGATAGTGGTTATGTAGCACCTGAATACGCGATTCATGGACAGCTATCTGAGAAAGTAGATACTTACAGCTTTGGTATCGTCGTCCTTGAAATCATTAGTGGGAAGAGGTGTGATGATGTCAGACATGATGATCAGTCAGTTAACCAAAGCCTCCTTGATCAT GCGTGGAATCTATACGAGAGTGGTGCACATTTGAATCTAATGGATGAGAGACTAGACCCAAGTGAATATGCAGCAGAAGATGTAAAGAAGATTATAGAAATAGCGTTGATGTGCACTCAGTCACCAGTTTCAACAAGGCCTGCAATGTCTGAAGTTGTTGCACTTTTAAGTGATAAATCAGTGGACGAAATGCCAACCGGAAGGTCAACATTCCACAAGGATGATATAAATATTCAGATTGCTTCCTCGAGATCGTTCTCCTCTAGTGCCACTGCCACTGTCTCCGACGTTCAAGTTTCTGGCCGTTGA
- the LOC139900279 gene encoding uncharacterized protein, protein MQLTDQERASWLEEKRKWLTKEKIQTNMMKQKSRVKWTLEGDENSKYFHNYVKRRVNKNSIRGLSIDGIWSDNLTLIKEVVFFHFSNIFKNNQSNDHFSFDFDFGRVTEEDNDLLEARFKEEEIWDAIQSCGSSKAPGPDGFNMKFLKKYWWLIKKDILKVFDWFWHHMEFSRGCNASFITLVPKNNSPIGLNEYRPISLIGSMYKVVAKVLSKRLASIIHKVVGVEQSAFIKGRYIFDGVLIANEVIDELKRTKRRGILFKVDFEKAFDCLKWEFVAETMKIIDKFKKRLSDWKARSISFGGRLTLVKSVLSSLPLYFFSLFRAPGSLTKLLESLRYNFFWGGSGNIKKISWVKWEKVLLPYGSGGLNIGSLIAKNLALLGKWWWRFKTGHTSFWTKDISSIYGLGGGLDFTNSFRCPRGGSTWYNIYKAGVAIDKLVITFSSSFAKEVGNGESIKFWSDIWIGSSSLMESYSRLYALESDKQVLVKDRIVQSGENWSLNWNWIRSPRGRAIEELEVLENLLSNVRLSNSSRDKWRWSLDKEGVFTTKQLTTLIDGKRLATGSLVTETVRNAFLPQKVGIFVWRAKLKRLPVLSELDKRGTQIQSFESLFDEMLITTSSNLGNTLWQAVKWVCSYVIWKTRNNVVFKNKVWDPPKILAEVQTMSFGWISKRQKRISLEW, encoded by the exons ATGCAACTAACCGATCAAGAAAGAGCATCATGGCTTGAAGAAAAGAGAAAATGGTTAACGAAAGAAAAAATTCAAACTAATATGATGAAACAGAAATCGAGGGTTAAATGGACGCTCGAAGGAGATGAGAATTCTAAGTACTTTCATAACTATGTCAAAAGAAGGGTAAATAAGAACTCAATTCGTGGTTTATCCATAGATGGAATTTGGTCAGACAATCTGACTCTCATCAAAGAAGTGGTATTTTTCCATTTTTCAAATATTTTCAAGAATAATCAATCAAATGACCACTTTTCTTTCGACTTCGATTTCGGGAGGGTAACAGAGGAAGACAACGACTTGCTTGAGGCAAGATTTAAAGAAGAGGAGATATGGGATGCTATCCAAAGTTGTGGCAGCTCTAAAGCACCGGGGCCGGATGGGTTTAATAtgaagtttttaaaaaaatattggtGGCTAATCAAAAAGGACATCTTAAAAGTTTTTGACTGGTTCTGGCATCACATGGAGTTCTCCAGGGGCTGTAATGCGTCCTTTATTACCTTGGTCCCAAAAAATAATAGCCCAATTGGATTGAACGAATATCGTCCTATAAGTCTCATTGGAAGCATGTATAAAGTGGTGGCGAAAGTATTATCTAAGCGGCTTGCATCCATTATACACAAGGTGGTGGGAGTAGAACAAAGTGCTTTTATAAAAGGTCGCTACATTTTCGATGGAGTTCTTATAGCAAATGAAGTCATTGACGAGTTGAAAAGAACCAAAAGAAGAGGTATACTTTTTAAGGTGGATTTTGAGAAGGCTTTTGATTGCCTTAAATGGGAGTTTGTAGCCGAAACTATGAAAA TAATTGATAAGTTTAAGAAACGACTGTCGGATTGGAAAGCTAGATCGATTTCTTTTGGTGGTCGGTTGACATTGGTTAAATCGGTACTTAGTAGTTTGCCTCTCTACTTCTTTTCCCTATTCAGAGCTCCTGGTAGTCTGACAAAACTTCTCGAATCCCTAAGGTAcaatttcttttggggcgggtcgggtaatATAAAGAAAATCTCGTGGGTTAAGTGGGAAAAAGTTTTACTTCCATACGGGTCGGGAGGGCTAAACATCGGGTCTTTAATCGCAAAAAACTTGGCTTTATTgggaaaatggtggtggaggttcaaaacggGTCATACTTCGTTTTGGACCAAGGATATATCAAGTATTTATGGGTTGGGTGGGGGTTTGGATTTCACTAACAGTTTCAGGTGTCCAAGAGGTGGTTCAACATGGTACAACATTTATAAGGCAGGGGTGGCAATCgacaaacttgtaattacattctcAAGTTCTTTTGCTAAGGAGGTTGGGAATGGCGAGTCCATTAAATTTTGGTCCGACATATGGATAGGAAGTTCTAGTCTCATGGAATCCTACAGCAGATTATATGCATTAGAAAGCGATAAACAGGTTCTAGTCAAAGATAGGATTGTCCAATCAGGGGAAAATTGGTCGTTAAATTGGAATTGGATCAGAAGTCCACGGGGTCGAGCTATTGAAGAACTAGAAGTACTCGAGAACCTGCTATCTAATGTTAGACTTAGCAACAGTTCAAGGGATAAGTGGAGATGGTCTCTGGATAAGGAGGGTGTATTCACTACAAAACAACTTACAACTTTAATTGATGGAAAGAGGCTAGCAACCGGAAGCCTGGTAACAGAAACAGTCCGTAATGCTTTTCTTCCTCAAAAAGTTGGAATCTTCGTGTGGCGAGCAAAACTCAAAAGACTTCCGGTCCTTTCGGAATTAGACAAGCGAG GAACTCAGATTCAATCGTTTGAATCCCTTTTCGATGAAATGTTGATCACCACATCTTCAAATCTTGGTAATACACTATGGCAGGCTGTTAAGTGGGTCTGCTCTTATGTTATATGGAAGACTAGAAATAATGTGGTGTTCAAAAACAAAGTTTGGGATCCACCAAAAATATTGGCCGAAGTTCAAACAATGAGTTTCGGTTGGATATCAAAGAGGCAAAAGAGAATTTCTCTAGAATGGTAG